From the genome of Burkholderia pyrrocinia:
GGTCGAGCTCGACGCGCTCGCGGGCCTGCGCTACGACTACGATCCGGGCCGCCAGACGATCGACCTGCACGTGCCCGACGCGCTGCGCATTCCGCACACGTTCGACGCGCGCGGGCTCGCCGCCACGCCGCCCGCGACGTCCGGCCGGGGCATCGTGCTGAACTACGACGCATACGCGCAGACCGCCGCGCATTCGCCGCTCGCGGTGTGGACCGAGGCGCGCTACTTCGATCCGGCCGGCGTGTTCAGCAACACCGGCATCGGCTTCTTCCCTCGCGACGGGCAGCGCTACATGCGCTACGACACGTCGTGGACGGTGTCCGACCCGCGCACGCTCACGACGACCCAATTCGGCGACACCATCTCGTCGTCGCTGTCGTGGACCCGCTCGTTGCGCATCGGCGGCGTGCAGTGGCGCAGCAACTTCGGCCTGCGCCCCGATCTCGTGACCTTCCCGGTGCCGGCGCTGTCGGGCAGCGCGGTCGTGCCGTCGGCGGTCGACCTGTACGTCAATAACGTACGCCAGTTCAGCGGCGACGTGCCGGGCGGCCCGTTCGTGATCAACAGCGTGCCGGGCATCACCGGCGCCGGCAACGCGACGGTGATCACGCGCGACGCGCTCGGCCGCACGATCGCCACGTCGATCCCGCTCTACGTCGACACGCGCCTGCTCGCGCCCGGCCTCGCCAGCTATTCGGTGGAGGCGGGCTTCCTGCGCCGCGCATACGGCCAGGACGCGTTCGACTATGCGCGCACGCCGGCCGCGAGCGCATCGGTGCGCTACGGCGTCACCGAGCGGCTGACGGCCGAGGCGCACGCCGAGGCGACGAGCGGCGTCTACGACGCCGGCGCGGGCGTGCTCGCGCGCATCGGCGGCGGGGGCGTCGCGAACGCGTCGCTGGCCGTCAGCGCCGGGCGCTTCTCCGGCGCGCAGGCCGGCCTCGGCTACCAGTACGTGACGCCGCGCTTCTCGGTCGACGCGCAGACGCTGCGCGCGTTCGGCGGCTACGGCGACCTCGGTGCGCGCGAAGGCACGCCGGTCGCGACCGTCAGCGACCGCGTGACGGTGTCGTTCCCGCTCCTCCGCGCGCAGACGCTGTCGTTCAGCTATCTCGGCCTCAAATACCCGGGCGCGCCCGCGTCGCGGATCGGCTCGGCGGCGTGGTCGGTCAACGTCGGGATGCTCGCGTCGATGACCGTCAGCGCCTTCCAGGATTTCCGGCAGCACAACGCGCGCGGCTTCTTCGTCAGCCTGAGCGTCGGCCTCGGCGACAACACGTCGGTCGCGGCGAACGTCGGCCGGCAGAACGGCGAGTCGACCCGCGCGGTCAGCGCGTCGCGCGCGCCCGACTACGACGGAGGCTTCGGCTGGAACGTGCAGGCCGGCGAGAACGGCCCGCTGCGCTACGGCCAGGGACAACTGCAATACCTGGGCCGCGCGGGCCAGGTCACGCTGCTCGGACAGTCGTTCGGCGGGCAGCGCGACGCGTCGGTCGACGTGACCGGCGCGCTCGTGCTGATGAACGGCCAGTTGCTGACGGCGCGCCGCATCGACGACGGCTTCGCGCTCGTGTCGACCGATGCCGGGCGCGTGCCGGTGCTGCACCAGAACCGGCCGATC
Proteins encoded in this window:
- a CDS encoding fimbria/pilus outer membrane usher protein, with product MRVPTTRHADRTTPARRYAWLAAVTLALRAGTADAQRAPELPPSAAPEPGVLYLDVSINGEPTHRIARFRQADGHLFAASADLNDLGIASGDRAQPLSNTPVELDALAGLRYDYDPGRQTIDLHVPDALRIPHTFDARGLAATPPATSGRGIVLNYDAYAQTAAHSPLAVWTEARYFDPAGVFSNTGIGFFPRDGQRYMRYDTSWTVSDPRTLTTTQFGDTISSSLSWTRSLRIGGVQWRSNFGLRPDLVTFPVPALSGSAVVPSAVDLYVNNVRQFSGDVPGGPFVINSVPGITGAGNATVITRDALGRTIATSIPLYVDTRLLAPGLASYSVEAGFLRRAYGQDAFDYARTPAASASVRYGVTERLTAEAHAEATSGVYDAGAGVLARIGGGGVANASLAVSAGRFSGAQAGLGYQYVTPRFSVDAQTLRAFGGYGDLGAREGTPVATVSDRVTVSFPLLRAQTLSFSYLGLKYPGAPASRIGSAAWSVNVGMLASMTVSAFQDFRQHNARGFFVSLSVGLGDNTSVAANVGRQNGESTRAVSASRAPDYDGGFGWNVQAGENGPLRYGQGQLQYLGRAGQVTLLGQSFGGQRDASVDVTGALVLMNGQLLTARRIDDGFALVSTDAGRVPVLHQNRPIGETDRTGYLLVPDLSAYQHNRVAIDGTTLPADARLADTTLDVVPQARSGVLARFPVTRYRAASIALRTPDGAPLPPGLDVVHVESGQRTIVGYDGLTFVDGLAADNHLEISGGGRRCGVEFAYRRPDDGTLPRIGPLTCALR